The following proteins come from a genomic window of Candidatus Methylomirabilota bacterium:
- a CDS encoding radical SAM protein, producing the protein PESGSPSTLRRIKKKIQLPRITASILEAKRQGIVVRANLIIGFPHETRREVFETIRYGLKLAARGVDEVSINIFSPYPGSELYRELADAGKIQLGDRYFLQLTSLNSDYTRTNPLTLNPVMGPRELALYRISFMLLNYLVGYVLHPGRIWRTIRNVFLSRHAAATVFEHRLKDALGRKVRATG; encoded by the coding sequence TCCGGAGAGCGGGTCGCCGAGCACGCTCCGGAGGATCAAGAAGAAGATCCAGCTCCCACGCATCACCGCCTCGATCCTCGAGGCCAAGCGGCAGGGGATCGTCGTGCGCGCGAACCTGATCATCGGGTTCCCGCACGAGACTCGGCGTGAGGTCTTCGAGACCATCCGGTACGGGCTGAAGCTCGCCGCCCGCGGAGTGGATGAGGTGAGCATCAACATCTTTTCGCCGTACCCGGGCTCCGAGCTCTATCGCGAGCTCGCCGACGCCGGCAAGATCCAGCTCGGCGATCGTTACTTCCTCCAGCTCACCTCGCTGAACAGCGACTACACGCGAACCAACCCCTTGACGCTCAACCCCGTCATGGGGCCGCGGGAACTCGCACTCTACCGGATCTCCTTCATGCTGCTCAACTACCTGGTCGGCTACGTGCTGCATCCGGGACGGATCTGGCGGACGATCCGAAACGTCTTCCTATCCCGGCACGCGGCAGCGACCGTGTTCGAGCATCGCCTCAAGGACGCGCTGGGGCGGAAGGTTCGAGCGACGGGATAG
- a CDS encoding YfhO family protein → MPRLAAFGRKHPDLVVVLLLLILPFLVLGRALLPGKVLSAADNVVLYAPWAAQSPGVVPVNPLLRDITFLFHPAVLYGAAEIRAGRFPLWNPHVFGGAPFFANPQTALLFPLTALAYVLPPALALTLMSVLKLSVAGAGMYWFLRRLDVGRFPALVGALAFEFNALLVTWLEWSNTGPVILLPVLFGLTEVLRERAGARPVAALALAVALAVFAGYPQRVVYGLPVLAIWTLYRSRDAARPAGFLGRWVAGVALGLLLPAVQLLPFVEYARASAVLAYREEWMLHFPLPPRTAIALLMPNFFGSPLSRDFWGPTNFNEFSLSVGVVPWLALPAALVAAWSRPGTKYFAGLAVGSAALVYGAPLVGDTLARLPVLSTTLIVRTADLLVFALPVLGALGLDAVRRAEPAARRLLPAAVRGAFAVLSLAALAFVWREWALAARAGMRVPLWAQYAWLLLLLTLAAVLVLRLLRAGGAAPGLWTALAAVELASLVPLAATYNPVIDARLLYPGPPPSVAHLRERTARDHARVFFDAGPEPANFGTILGLDEFGGYDGMTPRRVEQLADPVGSLDSTASGAFRVTAPVGSPVFDLLGIRYVMLAPGAPSPAPHLVLEYRGPDAVVYRNDRALPRAFLVPRARACLDDAATLALLHGGTLEVRREVIIAGCDGAPAAGGSGGATRAEITSYAPERVVVEATTAAAAYLVLTDTWFPGWRASVDGVEQTVWRADHALRAVWLPPGRHRVEFRYAPASFRVGLLVSALAALAVAGLLWAPARRRATGLALVAVLTAWPAAAQAKLPAAPFTLEATPSELTEGGNLTLRVDRAGASPELDRQPLDVYVSVLRDGARDWIFLSPAGALSATASVYVRATPERPFGGLRATLQGVGPGGWYLFRVQFIRASAEQPTRKNYAAPPLLATVRVEPRAGGPGAWALGALAVLTLAALGLAWLTPARPAEDRPGP, encoded by the coding sequence ATGCCGCGCCTCGCAGCGTTCGGCCGGAAGCACCCGGACCTCGTCGTCGTCCTCCTCCTGCTGATCCTGCCGTTCCTCGTCCTGGGGCGGGCGCTCCTGCCGGGCAAGGTCCTCTCGGCGGCCGACAACGTCGTCCTCTACGCGCCCTGGGCCGCGCAGTCCCCGGGCGTCGTGCCCGTGAACCCGTTGCTGCGCGACATCACGTTCCTCTTCCACCCCGCCGTCCTCTACGGCGCCGCGGAGATCCGCGCCGGGCGCTTCCCGCTCTGGAACCCGCACGTCTTCGGCGGCGCCCCGTTCTTCGCGAACCCGCAGACCGCGCTCCTGTTTCCCCTGACCGCGCTCGCGTACGTGCTGCCGCCGGCGCTCGCGCTGACGCTCATGTCGGTGCTCAAGCTCTCCGTCGCGGGGGCGGGCATGTACTGGTTCCTCCGCCGTCTCGACGTCGGCCGGTTCCCGGCGCTCGTCGGCGCGCTGGCGTTCGAGTTCAACGCGTTGCTCGTGACCTGGCTCGAGTGGTCGAACACGGGCCCCGTGATCCTCCTGCCGGTGCTGTTCGGGTTGACCGAGGTCTTGCGCGAGCGCGCCGGCGCCCGGCCCGTCGCGGCCCTGGCGCTCGCGGTGGCGCTCGCGGTCTTCGCGGGCTATCCGCAGCGCGTCGTTTACGGCCTTCCGGTCCTCGCGATCTGGACCCTCTACCGCTCCCGGGACGCGGCGCGCCCCGCGGGCTTCCTCGGGCGCTGGGTCGCCGGCGTGGCGCTCGGGCTCCTGCTCCCGGCCGTCCAGCTCCTGCCGTTCGTGGAGTACGCGCGCGCGAGCGCCGTGCTCGCGTACCGCGAGGAGTGGATGCTGCACTTTCCGCTGCCGCCGCGCACGGCGATCGCGCTCCTGATGCCGAATTTCTTCGGAAGCCCGTTGAGCCGGGACTTCTGGGGGCCGACGAACTTCAACGAGTTCTCGCTCTCGGTCGGCGTCGTGCCGTGGCTCGCGCTGCCGGCGGCGCTCGTCGCCGCGTGGTCCCGGCCGGGGACGAAGTACTTCGCGGGGCTCGCGGTCGGCTCGGCGGCCCTCGTCTACGGCGCGCCCCTCGTCGGCGACACCCTCGCGCGCCTGCCCGTCCTGTCCACGACGCTCATCGTGCGGACGGCCGATCTCCTGGTCTTCGCGCTCCCGGTCCTCGGCGCGCTCGGCCTCGACGCCGTCCGCCGGGCCGAGCCTGCGGCCCGGCGGCTCCTGCCCGCGGCCGTGCGCGGGGCGTTCGCGGTCCTGAGCCTCGCGGCGCTCGCGTTCGTGTGGAGGGAGTGGGCGCTCGCCGCGCGCGCGGGGATGCGCGTGCCCCTCTGGGCCCAGTACGCGTGGTTGCTCCTGCTGCTGACGCTCGCCGCCGTCCTCGTGTTGCGCCTGCTCCGGGCCGGCGGCGCGGCGCCCGGCCTGTGGACGGCGCTCGCGGCCGTCGAGCTCGCGAGCCTCGTGCCTCTCGCCGCCACCTACAATCCCGTGATCGACGCCCGGCTCCTCTATCCGGGCCCGCCGCCGTCCGTCGCGCACCTGCGCGAGCGGACCGCGCGGGACCACGCGCGCGTGTTCTTCGACGCCGGTCCCGAGCCTGCGAACTTCGGGACGATCCTGGGGCTCGACGAATTCGGCGGCTACGACGGCATGACGCCCCGGCGCGTCGAGCAGCTCGCCGACCCCGTCGGGTCGCTCGACTCCACCGCCAGCGGCGCGTTCCGCGTGACGGCCCCGGTCGGGTCGCCGGTGTTCGACCTGCTCGGGATCCGCTACGTGATGCTGGCGCCCGGCGCGCCGAGCCCCGCGCCTCACCTGGTCCTCGAGTATCGAGGTCCCGACGCTGTCGTCTATCGGAACGACCGGGCGCTGCCGCGCGCGTTCCTCGTGCCCCGGGCCCGGGCGTGCCTCGACGACGCCGCGACGCTCGCCCTGCTCCACGGGGGCACGCTCGAGGTGAGGCGGGAGGTGATCATCGCCGGCTGCGACGGCGCCCCGGCGGCCGGCGGGTCCGGGGGCGCCACGCGCGCCGAGATCACGAGCTACGCACCGGAACGCGTGGTGGTCGAGGCCACGACCGCCGCCGCGGCGTACCTCGTCCTGACCGACACGTGGTTTCCCGGCTGGCGCGCGTCCGTGGACGGGGTGGAGCAGACCGTCTGGCGCGCCGACCACGCGCTGCGCGCGGTGTGGCTGCCGCCCGGGCGCCACCGAGTCGAGTTCCGGTACGCGCCGGCGTCGTTCCGTGTGGGCCTGCTCGTGAGCGCGCTCGCGGCGCTCGCCGTCGCCGGCCTTCTCTGGGCCCCGGCGCGCCGGCGCGCCACGGGCCTGGCACTCGTCGCGGTGCTCACCGCGTGGCCCGCCGCGGCGCAGGCGAAGCTGCCCGCGGCGCCCTTCACGCTCGAGGCGACGCCGAGCGAGCTGACGGAGGGTGGGAACCTCACGCTCCGCGTGGATCGCGCCGGTGCCAGTCCCGAGCTCGACCGGCAGCCCCTCGACGTCTACGTCTCGGTTCTGCGCGACGGCGCGCGGGACTGGATTTTCCTCTCGCCGGCCGGTGCCCTGTCGGCGACGGCGAGCGTCTACGTCCGTGCGACACCGGAGCGGCCCTTCGGCGGTCTCCGCGCCACGCTGCAGGGCGTCGGGCCGGGCGGCTGGTACCTCTTTCGCGTGCAGTTCATCCGCGCGTCGGCCGAGCAGCCGACGCGCAAGAACTACGCCGCCCCACCGCTCCTCGCGACGGTCCGTGTCGAGCCGCGGGCCGGCGGCCCGGGAGCGTGGGCCCTGGGAGCGCTCGCCGTCCTCACGCTCGCGGCGCTCGGTCTCGCGTGGCTCACCCCCGCGCGCCCGGCGGAGGACCGTCCGGGGCCGTGA